The genomic interval TGCTTCTCGAAATCGACCTACGTCAAAATATTCTTCGTGTTCATGTTGTAGGGCGTCGATGATCATAAGCTTGTCGTCTTCGTTTGTAACAGACTTTAATAACTTACGAACACGTAGCTGAATCTTGGATTTGAAACTCCATTGTTTCTGGTCGAACATGCTATTAAGCCAGTAAATAAAGATCATGATATCCTCTGGGATTTCATTCCATGGGGCTGGCACAAAGGTCAAAATTAGTTTCCATAAGTCCTCGCCACGGTCTAAATCCTGATAAGCGTCTGTATATAGACTAAGTAACAGGCGAATCTGTTCCGGATAGCAAGATCGAACTTCATCCAAAACCTGAATGGCCTCTTCAGGGTGTCCTTCTTGAAGCAACATTCTGGCTTTTACTACCAATATCATAGGTTTATCGTTATCGGGTGCTATATCCTCGACTATGTCGAATTGTTCTTGAAATGTCACTAGATCGTTCTTTAGTAATGCAATATAAGCTCGGAAGAGATGGAGATTGAGGTTATCCGGCATGAGCGCAAAGGCTTGAATTATCAACGTTTCAGCTTTTCCATAGTGCTCGCTTTCCACATATCCCCACACATCTTCCATAATCTTTTCGAGCTTACCGCTATATTTACGTATTAAGTCATATTCCCGCCGTTTAATCGGATCGCGTAGTGTTTCATAAGCCCGGCAGATTTGTTGGAATTTTTCCGGATGGGTGTCGGGTGGGAAGGACTCGACAGAATCTAGATACTTCTGTTTGATTGAAGCTTGGGTAGCATTGACTCTCACGCCCAAGTTCTTATAAAAATCTTCAGGTTTTGATTTCCGTGATCGACGCTGGGAAGGTTTAGTTGTTTCCATGTCGTTCCTCCTAAACTTATAAATAACCAAAGAGAAACCATTTTAATGGATGCTTGTGTGTTACTATTCGTTACCCTTTGATATTTCGAGATTCGTGAAAATTATCACTAGAAAATAATTTCTAAAGCGCCAAGATCACACCCAATGCTTTGCATGACTCAAAATTAGCTGGCAATATTTAAACGATCCTGGATAGTAACGTCAAAAATGCAATTCTGGACGACTTCATACCAACCATGAAAATTCGCTTAATTCCTCTCCTATCAAAATATATCCATCTTAATAAGCCTCAATCAAAACAGCCGCGCCTAATCCACTCCCCGCACAGCAAACTGCCAGACCTATTCGACCGCCGCGTCGTTTTAATTCATGAGTGAGTCGTACTAACTGGATAGTTCCACTAGCCCCGAAAGGATGCCCGTAGGCAAGTGTTCCGCCATTTACATTAACCTTCTGCCATTCCCAATTGAGCTCTTTTCCTACGGCTAACATTTGGGCTGCAAAACACTCCGTACACTCAATAAGATCAACATCAGCCAAACGATAACCTGTTTGTTTTAAAACTTTTCTAATTGCTCTCACCGAGGCTAGGCCCATTTTCAACGGTTCAACCCCCACCGTTGCATAACCTTTAACTTTTGCCAATGGTTTGACCGCTCCTCTAAGCGCTCGTTTCGAATCCATTAAAATTGCGGACGCCGCACCATCCGCGGGAATGCTCGAATTTCCAGCCGTCACGGTACCACCAGACATAAAGACAGGTTTATAACGAGCTAGGGTTTCTAATTTCATATTATGATGGGGCCCCCCATCACGAACAACCAATTCTTTGGTTTCAGAACCGTCACATTGCAAAGGTTTTATGTTCACAATTTCTTCACCATATCCATCTGTTGCCATGGTTTGAACTGCTTTGCGATGGCTGTTAAGAGCAAATAAATCCTGTTCTTCTCGGGTGAGACTGTAATCTTGTGCTAATTTCTCAACTGTCCAACCAACTCTTTGTTTGAGAATAGGATCTGTTAAAACTACGTCAACCATATCAAGCATCATCGTTCTTCCGTTTACTTTACTGGTCATCATAGGGGTCTGACTGACATTCTCCGAACCACCAACAACGACAACGCTCTCAGCTTCTGCTTGAATAGACTGAGTACCTAAAATAACCGACAACAAACCTGTGCAACAAAGATTGTTGGGGGTGAATGCCGGAACAGATGCAGGAAAACCAGCCATCAGTCCGGCAACCCTAGCTAAATAAGAATGTTCACCTTGTTGTAATACACACCCAATGATAATCTGACCCACTTTACCAGCTTTAATTCCCGCTCTAGTTGTTGCTTCCATAAGTGTTAAAGCAGCTAAGTTCTCAGCGGGAGTGTGCGTGAATTGGTGGTTTACTCGGCACACTGGTGTGCGAACAGCAGATACTAAAACTACTTCCTTCAAGTTTTCTACCCCCTTAAAAACATTATGAGTTCAAAGATGACTTGTTATTACTGCGATATAACCAAAGAATACCGACATTTCCGATGAGTACACAGTCCCTATGAACGTGTTAGTCAACATTCCTTCAAATCACCCGCCTCCAACAGCATTACCGGTGAACATTCACCTCCTATACGATCGGTTAGGTTTATAACCTCTGAGGATGTATAAGTAGGGTAGTTTTAGAATACATTCTGAATATCTTAGTCACATTCAAGCTACCTAATATTTCGATGTCATTTAGCTATTGTTAGCCTTGTTATTGCTTTGCAAGAAGTTTGCAAAAACTCACAAGTGATGTCCGTTTTATTATTCTTTCATTTGCATTACAAAAAAGTGATATATAGCCAAGAGCGAATCAAACACAAAGAGCCAAGTCCTTGTTAAATAGGATTTGGCTCTTTGTGATAAAACGTATTATATGGCACTTTTTGTTTGTAAAAGAAGATCCCTCGTTACTGGTTGATCTCCACGGAGGTCAGCATTGATTAATTGAGCGCTCCCAGGGAGTAAAGGTTACTCTGCGAGATCAAAAATGCATCGATTTGTAGTTTCTTCCCAAGTTAGGCAGAGCCTGGTGATATCTTCTTCCACTAAATTGATTCCAGATTGAACTTCAATGAGCTCTAAATCGGAAACAGCTTTTAAACCATGTTTGGTTCCACCCGGTATATGGAGGACATCACCGGACTTGACGGGATAGATGGTACCATTACAAGCAAAGAGACCATTCCCACTGGTGATAGTCCATACTTCTGTCCGCATGTCATGAGCTTGATAGCTTAAGTTCTTCTCTGGAAGTAAATGAAGTTTCTTAGTCAGTATTTCGTACCCGTCCAATGATTGAGCATAGTCTAAAACGTGATACCACCCCCAGTGCCTTTCTTCGAACATCGGACGTATGTGCCAATCGGTCGTATATTCTTTCAAGTGTGGGCTTGCCTCTTTGTCAGCAACAAGGATTCCGTCGGGGCTAGCGGCTATCACTAGATTCGATGCACCCAGGGTTAGAATGGGTATATCAAGTTCATTAATAATGTGGGTATTCAAAGAGTCGGGACTCATGAGTCCTTTACCAGAGATAGGCTCTAACTTCGTGGCTAAAGTATTCCAGGTACCGAGATCTAGCCAGCTTCCCTCGTACTTAACAGCAACGATGCTTGATGCTTTTTCTAAAACTTCATAATCAAAGCTGGTCTTCGGCAGGGAATTGTAACTACGGCGCAGTTCTTCATACTGGATAGGGAAGCCGTGACCACGTAACCAGTTCAGCATAAAACCTAATTTGAAAGCAAATACACCACTGTTCCACAAAGCCCCTTGCTCGATTATCGCTTCGGCATCTGCGGGTTGGGGCTTTTCCACAAAGCGATCAATTCGTAAAGCGCCTAAAACATTTGATTGTGCAAATGGAACCATATAGCCAAAGGAAGAGGACTGCGTAGTTGGTGAGATACCAATTAAACCGACTTTGCCTAGCCTCCTGGACAAGAAGGATGCCAAGTCTTGGTAACAGTCGTAAAATGCTTCATCGACATAAGAATCTATAGGAGCTACAATAATTACTTCGTCATCATCCAGCTTTTCCCGACTATGAAGGTAGGCGCAAGTTAGAGCAATGGCTGGAAAGGTGTCGCGTTGCTCTGGTTCACTAACACATCTCACTTCTGGGCTTAGCTGCGAAGAAATATTATCTATCTGCGCCTCACAACATGATATCATGGCTAATTCAGCAAGACCGGTGGCCTTTAGTTGACGCCATACACGCTGGGCCATTGACTCGGGTTGGCCTGCCGGATTTTTGAGTATTTTAATGAACTGTTTGGCTCGAGCTTGATTGGAAATAGGCCATAGCCTCTTGCCAGCGCCACCTGAAAGTAGTACTAATCGCATTTCTTTATTCACCATACTTTTTCAATAAACTTATTCAATGACGAATTTATAGCCGACACCTCTTAAAGTTCTAATGAAGGAGGGTTGGCTTTTACTTTGTTCAATTTTCTCTCGTAAGCGACTAATTAAAACAGTAACGGCATCATCATTACCATAATAATCAGTTTGCCAAATCTGATAGAGCAATTGTTTACGGGTAAAGACTTTGTTTGGATGCTTGACGAGAAACCAAAGAAGGTCGAATTCTTTGGCTGTCAGCTCTATCGGAACATCATCAATGAAAATTTCCCTTGTGGCCGGATTGATGCGAAGCCCTCTATGCGAAAAGGTGGGTGAATCTGGATCGAGGGTGCTCTGTTCTTGGCGAGTTCGACGTAAGACGGCCTTTGCTCGCAGACAGAGTTCTACAGGGCTAAAAGGTTTAGATAAATAGTCATCTACACCCAGGTTGAAACCTAATATTTTGTCAAGTTCTTCGTTACGTACGGAAAGAATGATGATAGGGATTGAGGAGGTCTCCCGAATTGTACGACAAACCTGAAAACCATCCACATGGGGGAGCATTAGATCCAGAATGACCAGATCAGGTTCTTGCCGGTGAAATTGCTCGATTGCCTGGCTCCCGTCGAGGGCTGTGATCACTTCATAGCCTTCCCGTATGAAGCAGTGTTCCACAATTTTAAGAATTTTGGGTTCGTCATCGACGACCAAAACCTTTGGCATATTTACCCCTCCATTTCTATTGTGGGTTTAGAGTTTAAGTGAGCAAGAATAGGTAATGTGAAATGGAATGTGCTTCCTTGGCCCAAAACACTTTCAACCCAAATCGTTCCACTATGAAGTTCTATCATCTGTTTTGCTACTGCTAGGCCCAGTCCCAACCCGCCAAATTCCCGGTTGGTACCGGAATCTACTTGAAAGAATTTTTCGAAGACCTTGTCCAATTTACTCGCTTCAATCCCACGTCCGGTGTCGGAGATGGATACCTGGATCGTTTCTTTGTCTTTATTATAAAGTACTTGGA from Desulfosporosinus sp. Sb-LF carries:
- a CDS encoding J domain-containing protein, which encodes METTKPSQRRSRKSKPEDFYKNLGVRVNATQASIKQKYLDSVESFPPDTHPEKFQQICRAYETLRDPIKRREYDLIRKYSGKLEKIMEDVWGYVESEHYGKAETLIIQAFALMPDNLNLHLFRAYIALLKNDLVTFQEQFDIVEDIAPDNDKPMILVVKARMLLQEGHPEEAIQVLDEVRSCYPEQIRLLLSLYTDAYQDLDRGEDLWKLILTFVPAPWNEIPEDIMIFIYWLNSMFDQKQWSFKSKIQLRVRKLLKSVTNEDDKLMIIDALQHEHEEYFDVGRFREAELFIDLIYYIDSANPRIHQQHRQTHELARVQKEIKQLECDENNFPPLTFHALEWFYHDFWSPEELRLIRDGMLSFINDPAFANLEIDEMFVEGITYLRKRYPLVYRYFHDHWDELFLEHMQNLNHSGKQIAENLTAQILGDCDF
- a CDS encoding thiolase family protein — protein: MKEVVLVSAVRTPVCRVNHQFTHTPAENLAALTLMEATTRAGIKAGKVGQIIIGCVLQQGEHSYLARVAGLMAGFPASVPAFTPNNLCCTGLLSVILGTQSIQAEAESVVVVGGSENVSQTPMMTSKVNGRTMMLDMVDVVLTDPILKQRVGWTVEKLAQDYSLTREEQDLFALNSHRKAVQTMATDGYGEEIVNIKPLQCDGSETKELVVRDGGPHHNMKLETLARYKPVFMSGGTVTAGNSSIPADGAASAILMDSKRALRGAVKPLAKVKGYATVGVEPLKMGLASVRAIRKVLKQTGYRLADVDLIECTECFAAQMLAVGKELNWEWQKVNVNGGTLAYGHPFGASGTIQLVRLTHELKRRGGRIGLAVCCAGSGLGAAVLIEAY
- a CDS encoding sugar phosphate nucleotidyltransferase; the protein is MRLVLLSGGAGKRLWPISNQARAKQFIKILKNPAGQPESMAQRVWRQLKATGLAELAMISCCEAQIDNISSQLSPEVRCVSEPEQRDTFPAIALTCAYLHSREKLDDDEVIIVAPIDSYVDEAFYDCYQDLASFLSRRLGKVGLIGISPTTQSSSFGYMVPFAQSNVLGALRIDRFVEKPQPADAEAIIEQGALWNSGVFAFKLGFMLNWLRGHGFPIQYEELRRSYNSLPKTSFDYEVLEKASSIVAVKYEGSWLDLGTWNTLATKLEPISGKGLMSPDSLNTHIINELDIPILTLGASNLVIAASPDGILVADKEASPHLKEYTTDWHIRPMFEERHWGWYHVLDYAQSLDGYEILTKKLHLLPEKNLSYQAHDMRTEVWTITSGNGLFACNGTIYPVKSGDVLHIPGGTKHGLKAVSDLELIEVQSGINLVEEDITRLCLTWEETTNRCIFDLAE
- a CDS encoding response regulator transcription factor yields the protein MPKVLVVDDEPKILKIVEHCFIREGYEVITALDGSQAIEQFHRQEPDLVILDLMLPHVDGFQVCRTIRETSSIPIIILSVRNEELDKILGFNLGVDDYLSKPFSPVELCLRAKAVLRRTRQEQSTLDPDSPTFSHRGLRINPATREIFIDDVPIELTAKEFDLLWFLVKHPNKVFTRKQLLYQIWQTDYYGNDDAVTVLISRLREKIEQSKSQPSFIRTLRGVGYKFVIE